AACTGATTCATATGATTTCTAATTGAGAATAGAGAGAACTGAGTAGAGCAGATTTACTCAGTTTTTTTATTACGAAAATAAAATTGTTACTTTTTTTTAGTTCTAAAAAATGGTATAATTAAAAAATATTTAGTAAAAAAGGAGTAAAAATGGGAATAAGATATAATAAAATAGAGGATAAACATCAGAGAGAGATAGTATTGCTAAAAAGCTTTCCTTGTAAATATGGAAAGTGTAGTTTTTGTAACTATATAGAGGATAACTCTTTAGATGAAAAAGAGATAGATAGAGTAAATTTAGAGGTGCTACAGGAGGTAACAGGAGAGTATGGAGTTTTAGAGGTAATAAACTCTGGTTCTGTTTTTGAGTTAACACAGAGAACCTTAGCTGAGATAAAAAAAGTAGTGTTGGAAAAAAATATAAAAACTCTTTATTTTGAGATCTACTATGGATATATTAAGAGATTGAAGGAGATTAGAGAGTACTTTTCAGGAATAGAGATTAGATTTAGAATGGGGCTTGAAACATTTGATAATAGATATAGAATAGAAGGGTACAATAAGAATTTCTCTTTGAATGAGGAACAACTAGAAGAGATAGGAAAAGAGGTCTACTCTGTATGCTTACTCATCTGTACAAAGGGGCAGACCAAAGAGATGATAGATAGAGATATCGAGCTTGGTTTGAGATATTTTAGAGGGATAACAATTAACATATTCATAGATAATGGTACAGTGGTAAAAAGAGATGAAGAGTTAGTGAGATGGTTTATAAAAAAATACTCATACTTGACAGATGATGATAGAGTGGAACTTTTAATTGATAATAAAGATTTAGGAGTATTTGAACAGTAGTTTGATTTTTTCAACTAAATGTGCTATGATTAAGTTAGTTGCTCTAGTAGCTCACTAGGCAGAGCACTTGCATGGTAAGCAAGAGGTAGGTGGTTCGAATCCACTCTGGAGCACCATAAAAAAATATCTAGATCGGTAACATATGTTACCGATTTTTTTTTAATTTTAATGTACTATATTAGTGAAGTAAATTTAAGGAGGTAGTTTTTATGTGTAATGGAAAGATGTTTTGTTATCAATGTCAAGAGACAGCTCAAGGCAAGGGTTGTTCAATTGTAGGTGTATGTGGGAAAAAGGCAGAAACAGCTAATTTACAAGATCTGTTAATATATATTACAAAAAGTGTAGCTATCTGTAGCTCAATTTTAAGAAGAAGAGAGAGTATTTCAAGAGAGGTAGAGAGATACCTAATCAATTCACTATTTATCACAATAACTAATGCTAACTTTGATGATGAGGCTATTATAGCTGAGATAAGAAAAGGATTGAAATTGAGAGAGGAATTGAAATCAAAATTGCTTGAGAGTGAAAATGTAGAGCTTGAAAAGTATGGAGAGATAGTTTCAGTAACTATAAATAGTGATGAGGAGATATTGGAATATTCTAAGAGAAAAGAGGTTGGAATCTTAAGAAGTGAAAACGAGGATATAAGATCGTTGAGAGAGCTATTGACATATGGATTAAAGGGTATGGGAGCTTATGCTGAACATGCTATGAATTTAGGAAAAGTAGATAGTGATATAATTGCCTTTGTGGAAAAAGGGTTGATAGCAACTTTAGATGATACAATGACAGGTGAAGAGTTAACAGCCTTAGTCTTAGAGTGTGGAAACTATGGAGTGAAGGTAATGGCTCTTTTAGATGAGGCAAATACCTCAGCTTTTGGAAATCCTGTAATTACAAAGGTAAATATAGGAGTAGGGTCAAGACCGGGAATACTTATAAGTGGACACGATTTAAATGACTTGAAACAGTTATTGGAGCAGAGTGAGAATAGTGGAGTGGATATCTATACTCATTCTGAGATGTTACCAGGACATTACTATCCAGAATTAAAAAAATATCCACACTTTTTTGGAAACTATGGAAATGCTTGGTGGAAACAGAAGGAGGAGTTTGAGAAATTTAATGGACCAATAGTGTTTACAACAAACTGTATAGTTCCACCTTCAAAGGAGTCAACTTACCAAGATAGAGTATTTACAACTAATGCAGCTGGTTATCCAGGATGGAAAAGAGTTAAGATAAACAAAGATGGAAGTAAGGATTTTTCAGAAGTAATAGAGTTGGCAAAAAAGTGTAAATCTCCTACAGAATTGGAAAAAGGAGAGATAGTTGGTGGATTTGCACACAATCAAGTACTAGCTCTAGCAGATAAAGTTATAGAGAATGTAAAATCAGGAGCAATTAAGAGATTTGTGGTAATGGCTGGTTGTGATGGAAGAATGAATAGTAGAAATTACTATACAGAATTTGCTGAAAAGTTGCCAAAAGACACAGTTATTTTAACTGCTGGTTGTGCAAAATATAAGTATAATAAATTAAATCTAGGAGAGATAAATGGTATTCCAAGAGTACTAGATGCTGGACAGTGTAATGATTCCTACTCACTAGCTGTGATTGCTCTAAAATTGAAGGAAGTTTTTGGATTAAATGACATAAACGAGTTACCAATTGTCTATAATATAGCTTGGTATGAACAAAAAGCTGTAATAGTATTACTTGCTCTACTATATTTAGGAGTGAAAAATATACACTTAGGACCAACACTACCAGCTTTTCTATCTCCAAATGTGGCTAAAGTCTTAGTTGATAATTTTGGAATTGCTGGGATAGGAAGTGTAGATGAAGATTTAGAAAAATTTAATTTGAGATAGTTATATACTTATATAGTTTGAAGTGTTTTGAAATAATCATAAAAATACCTCTTTAAATCGTTGACAATATGTGTATCATAATATATAATATGTTGTATATGTGATACTAATATTAAAATAATTTGGGAGGTATTTTTTATATGAAAAAAAGACTGATAAGTATGATTTCAGCTTTATCACTTCTTTTTACAGCTAGCTATGGAGCAGAGGTAGAGGGAGTTGGAAAAGGTTATAAAGGGGATATTAAAGTAGGAGTTACATATGAGGGTAACGAGATAAAAGAGGTAAAAGTATTAGAACATCAAGAGACTAACTTTACTAAAAGAGCTATGAAAGAGATCACTAAGAATATAGTGGCTACTCAAAATGTAGATGTAGACAACGTAGCAGGAGCAACTTATACATCTGAGGGGATAAAAGAGGCTGTTAAATCTGCAATGGCAACAGCTGGAATAGTATTAAATAGCAAATCAGCAGTAAAAGAGGAGAAGGTGGCTTTAACTGATACTACAACTGATGTGGTAGTAGTAGGTGGAGGAGGTGCTGGACTTACAGCAGCTATCTCAGCTAAAGAAAAGGGAGTAAATGTAATACTGGTTGAAAAAATGGCAATGTTAGGTGGAAACACTAACTATGCAACAGCTGGAATAAATGCAGCTAACTCAAAATTACAGCAAAAATTAGGAATTGAAGATAGTTCAGAACTATTTTACCAAGATACATTAAAAGGTGGAAAGAATAAAAATAATCCTGAACTTTTAAAAACTATGACAGATAGATCTGGAGATATTATCACTTGGTTAGTAGATAGAGGAGCTGATCTAACAGAGGTAACTTATACAGGTGGTCAAAGTGTAAAAAGAATCCATAGACCAACAGGGGGAAAAGCTGTAGGACCTATGATTGTAGAGACATTAGGAAATGTAGCTGAAAAAGAGGGAATAGATATTAGACTTGAGAGTTCAGTAAAAGAGATATTAAAAGATGGAGATAAAGTAGTAGGTGTAAAAGTAGAACATAAGGGAGAGGTTTACACTATACATGCTAAAGCTGTAGTAATGGCAACAGGTGGATTTGGAGCTAACTCAAAAATGGTAGCTAAATATAAACCAGAGTTAAAGGATTTTGGATCAACAAATAGCCCAGCTATAACAGGAGAGGGAATAGCTATGGTTGAATCTGTGGGAGGAACATTAGTAGATATGACAGAGATACAAACTCACCCAACAGTTGTTCATCACAATACAGCTATGATAACAGAGGCTGTTAGAGGAGAGGGAGCTATCCTTGTAAATAGAAAAGGAGAGAGATTTATCAATGAGCTAGAGACAAGAGACGTGGTTTCTAAAGCGGAGTTAGCTCAAGATGGTAAGAGTGCTTTCTTAGTATTTGATGAATCTATAAGAGAGAAACTAGGGGCTATAAACAACTACATTAAAAAAGGTTATGCTATATCTGGTAACTCATTAGATGAATTAGCTGAAAAAATAGGAGTGGATAAGAAAAATCTTAATGCTACTATGAATAAGTACAATGAGTACGTAAAAGCTGGAAAAGATACAGAGTTCAATAAGAATATTCTACCAAGAGAGTTAGGAAAAGCTCCTTTCTATGCAATTGAGGTTTCACCTGCTGTACACCATACAATGGGAGGAGTTTCTATCAATAGTTCTGCTGAAGTGTTGACAGCTGATGGAAAGGTAATAAAAGGACTTTATGCAGCTGGAGAGATAACTGGTGGAGTACATGGAGCTAACAGAATAGGTGGAAACGCTATGACAGATATAACTGTATTTGGAAATATAGCTGGAAATAATGCAGCTGAATACTCTAAGAATAACTAATATAAATTAAATAGAAAATTGTTAGAAAAGGAGAAGATTTTACTTTGAGTAAGATTTTCTCCTTTTTATAGCTTTATGAGGTAAAATATGCTAGAATTACCTTATATTAGAGAGTGAAAGGGAGTTTGAATGAGAGTATTGATAACAGGGGCAACAGGTGGAATTGGAGAGGCTTTAATTCAGGTATTTGCCTCAGAGGGTTATGAGATTATAGCAGTAGGAAGGAATAGAGAGAAGTTAGAAGAGTTGGAGAAAAGATTTCCCAAAAGGGTAGTGGGATATTCAGTAGATCTAGAGAGTAGTGATGAGATAGATAGATTTTTTGAGAGTGTGGATAATTTGGATATCAATATACTTATCAATGGGTCAGGAGTTGGAGAGATAGGATATTTTGAAGATATTTCATATTCAGATTTAAAGAGTATGCTTGATACAAATGTGTTGGCTCTGACTAAGTTTACAAAGTATTTTTATGATAAGATGGTAAAAAAAGGAGAGGGACATATTATAAATATATCTTCAACTGCTGGATTTCAGCAAGGTGGTGCTCTTATGAGTGCCTATTATGCAACCAAAGCTTATGTGAATTCACTAACTTTATCTATCTATGAGGAGGGAAGAGAAAAGGGGGTAAAAGTGACTCTCTTAGCTCCAGGACCTACTAAAACAAATTTTAAAGGAATGGATAAGAAGTTGACCAGCTTTGAAAAACTCTATGTAACTACAGCTGAAGAGGTAGCAAAAGAGTTGTGGAGTGGGTTAAAAAGAGAGAAGTTGATAGTTATTCCTGGAAGAATAAATAGGATTTTATATTTTATAGATAAGTTTATCCCATTGAAATTAAAACTAAAATTAGTGAAGAGGGTACAGATGAAAAAAATAGAAAAAATATTTTCGTTTTAGTAAAAAAGTGATATAATAATTTTATTAAAAAGTGGAGGGGATTATGAAAAAAATTTATCTCATGTTGATCTTGATAGTGACATTGTGTAGTTGTTCTTACTTTCAGGTAAAAGATGCAATAAAAGAGGCAGATAGAGGAAATTATGTGGCATCTCTAAATAGTTTATTAAGTGTTTTGAGAGAGGACAGCGAGGATAGACGTGCTTTAGATGCTTTTGAATTGATCTATCCAAGTGCTGAAAAGAAGTATTATGATGAGCTGGATCTCTCAAGAGGAATTGATATAGTGAGATATACCAAGGCTCTATTAAATCTTTTGAGAGTGCAAGAGGCATACTATAATTTACCTGAAATTAGTAAAAAATCTGTGGCAGTTGTGAAACCTCCAATACAGGAGAGAAACTCTATAAAAAAGGAGTTAGCTCAAAATTTTTATGATTTAGGTATGAGAATGAAACCTGTGACATATGAGGAGAAATTGAGAACATATGGATATTTTTCACAGGCTAAAAAATATGACTTGAATGGAAGAAAAGATATTAAGAGTAAGTATAACTCTAGTAGAGAGAGTGCCTTAGGAAGATTCTATCTGAATTTTACAGGGGAGAGAAGATACTTTGTGGACAGTTCAAAGGAGAGAGTACAAAAGAATTTGGAGAGTTATCCACTATTTTCTTTAGGTAATAGTAAAAATTATAATTTGAGATATGATGTAAATATCTCTAATGTAAATTATCTACCACCCAAAACTATGAGTTATAGTGGAGTAGATAGTTATATTGAGAAAGTTATAAAAAAAGTGATGGAAAAAGTAGTTGAAACAAAGGTAGTAGATGGAAAAACAGTGCAGATTGAAAAGTGGGTTCCTGTGGAGAAAGTAGTAGAGGTAGAGGTATTTTATAGATATGTTGAGTATATTAAAGAGACATCTATGAGTTATGACCTTTCATATGCACTTAAAGAGAAGAATGGAACAGTGATAAAAGAGAATAAGAAAAAAATAGCATTTAAAGATAGAGTAAATTGGGTTGAGTACTATCCGTTAAATCCAATACTTGGGTTTAGACCAATTAATTTCCCAGTTAGTGAGTATGAAAAATATGTGTTGAGTAGGGAAGCTATGGAGGAGAAGGTATTACAACTTGGAAATGATGAGCTAGATGGAGTGTTAAAAGAGTTAGATTCAAATAGAATAATTGATTGGTAGGTGAAGATTATGATAGCTAAAGATCTAGGTGATAGAGAGATTGTAGATAAGGTTTTTTCAGTTGCAAAGAAAGCTAAAGAGGCTATGTTGGAGTATGGAGATAGTGTTATAGATGCAACAATAGGATCTCTATATGATGAGGAGGGAAAACTCGTTGTCTTGAATACAGCAATGGAGGTATATAGGGAGTTACCCCCTGAGGATATAACAGGATATGCTTCAAATTTTACTGGAACTCCAGAGTATAAGGAGAGTGTAAAAATCTCACTTTTTGGTAGAGATTATGAGAGTTTTTTATCAGAGCATCACTGTGAAGTGATTGCTACACCTGGTGGAAGTGGAGCTATCAGTACAAGTATTAGAAATTATCTAGGATATGGGGATACTATTTTATTGCCTAAATGGTTGTGGAGTCCGTACATTCTTATGGCTAAAGATAGAAAAGGAAGCTGTGAGTTTTATGAGATGTTCGATAATAAAAATGAGTTTGATATAGCTGATCTTAAAGAGAGAGTGGAAAGATTATCAAAAATACAGGAGAATGTGGTTTTGATAATCAATGATCCCTGCCAAAATCCAACTGGTTACCGTTTGACAATTGAAGAGTGGCAAAGAGTGAGAGAGATATTGGTAGATTGCTCTAAAAGAGCCAATGTGATTGTTATTGTGGATATTGCTTATATTGATTTTGATGACAGAGAGTTTGAGGAGAAAAGAGAGTTTTTAGAGATATTCAAAAATCTACCAGAGAGAGTTTTGACAATTTTTACATTTAGTCTTTCAAAATCATTAACTTGTTATGGTTTGAGAGTTGGGGCTCAAATTGCTTTAACTACATCAGAAACAGTAATTAAAGAGTTTGTTTCAGCTAACTCCTACACTTGCCGTGCCACTTGGTCAAATATATCAAGAGGTGGAATGGCAATGTTTAGTAAGCTTATCTCTGACAAAGAAAAAACTGAAAAATTGAGAGTTGAAAGAGAGCATTATAGGGAGCTTATAGCTCAAAGAGCAGAGATCTTTACAAGAGAGGCTAGAGAGTGCGGATTAGATATCTTACCATATGTAAGTGGATTCTTTTTAACTATTCCAACAGGAGAGTATACAGCTAAAATGGAGGAGTTATTAGAGAAAAATCACATCTATACAGTGGTATTGGATGAGGGGATAAGAATAGCTCTTTGTAGTGTTCCTAAGAGAAAGATAGAGGGATTGGCTTTTAAAATAAAAGAGCTTTTAGAGTGTGCAAAACAGAAATAGGGTAATAAAAAAGCTGTAGATTATCTCTACAGCTTAAATTATTTACTTATAACTCTTATTTGCTAAAGTATTTACCTTCGATATCCTCATAGTTATCAACTGAGTGCTCAGTACCTTGTACTTTTTTCATATCATATTTGATCTGCTCAGCTATGATAGATACATACTTAGCTAGAACTTCCTGCTTTTCTAATAATAATTTCTTCTGATCCTCATCAGTACCAGTTTTAAATTCTTCACTATTGATGAAGTTATTAAGTCTTTCTAATCTAGCTACTTCTGCTTCATACTCCTCTTTGATGTATTTTAGATTTTTTTCGATTCCCATAATAATCCTCCTTATAATAAAAAATCTTTTCCTTTAAAGTAAATTATTATACTATACCTCTATTATACACCCTTTTAGAAATTTTACAAGTAAATTATTAATTAATCAGCAAGTAATGCTCCTAATCTCTTTCCACCTAAGATGTGAAAATGTAGGTGGAATACCTCTTGTCCACCAAATTCATTACAATTTGTAATCACTCTATAACCATCTTCTGCAATTCCAAGATCTTTAGTTATTTTAGCAATGGCAAGATACATCTCTCCAATTATCTCTCTATCCTCTTCAGTAATGTGATTGATAGTAGGGATCTCTTTTTTAGGCACTACTAAAATATGTACAGGAGCAGCAGGGTTAATATCTTTAAAAGCGATAACTTTATCATTTTCAAAGACAATAGAAGCTGGGATCTCTCTATTTATTATTTTTGTAAAAATAGTTGCCATACAATCATCTCCATTAAATTTCTTCAATAGCGTTTATTCTGTTAAGATGTCTTCCACCGTCAAATTGAGTATTTAAGAAGATATCTACCATTTCAAGAGCAAGAACATCTCCTACTATTCTTCCACCCATAGCTAAAACATTAGCATCATTGTGCTCTCTTGTCAATCTAGCCATAGTTGTGTTTGTGCAAAGAGCTGCTCTTACACCTGGTACTTTGTTAGCAGAGATAGAGATTCCTATTCCTGTTCCACATACAACGATACCATAGTCAGCATCTTTATTTACAACAGCATGTCCAACAGCATGTCCAAACTTAGGATAATCAACAGAAGCAGTTGAGTTAGTTCCTAAATCTAATACTTCATACCCCTTTTCTAAAAGATGAGTTTTAATCTTCTCCTTTAATTCAAATCCACCGTGATCAGCACCTAAAGCTATTTTCATTTTTCCTCCTTAAAATTCTAAATATTTTTATTCAAACTTAATAAAAGGACTGACAAAAGCCAGTCCCATAATTAATTACTCACAATCATCTTCAAATCCGTGGAAATGAACATGTCCATGCTCTAATTCTTCAGCAGTAGCTTCTCTTACATCAGCTACTTGAACTTCAAATCTAAGATCTTTTCCAGCAAATGGGTGGTTTCCGTCAGCTACAACTACATCATCTTCGATAGATGTAATAACATATTGTTGTTCAGTTCCGTCATCCATATCAGCTATGAATTCCATTCCTTCATAAATATCATCAAACTCTACGAAATCCTCTTTGCTCATCTCTTCGATAAGCTCCTCATCATACTCTCCGTATCCTTCTTCTGGAGATATCATTATAGTTGTAGAGAATCCTTTCTCTTTTCCTTCAAGAATCTCTTCTACTTTTGGAACGAATTGTCCCTCACCATGAATATAGAAAAAAGGTCCTACATCATTTGTATCTTCTAAAAGCTCGTTATTAGCGTTGTCATAAACTTTAAACTCAAGAGTTACAACCTTATCTTTTGAAATTTTCATACCTTTCACCTCTTAATAATATAATAGTTCTACTAAAAGAATAACATAAATTTTAGAGTATGTCTATCTATTTATCAAAAACCCATATTATATTTAACTTTTTCTACATTTTTTTTATCAGTTAGAAGCTCAAGGAGTAAAAAAGCAGTTTCAATAGCGTTTTTAGGTGCCGAACAGGTGATGATATTATGATCTCGTACTAAAGGCTCTCTAACAGGGATAGCACCATAGTTTTTTAATTGGTTAAAGTATCTATCATTGTCATATAGATAAGTAGTAGCCTTTTTATCTCTGAGGATTCCAGCCTCTCCCAAAGGAATAACTCCAGTACATATTCCTACAATCAACTTATTATTTTCAAAAAAATGTTGTATAATATTCTTAAAGGAGCTTTTTTTCATATCTTCAAAATATCCCTTGAATCCAAAACCACCAGGGATCACAAGTGCATCATACTCATTTAGAGAGAGAGTTTCAAATTCTAAATTTATTTCAGGAATAATCTTTAAATTCCAAGTATTTGAGATTACATTGTGGAAGCCAGCTGTTTTTAAAAGAGTGTTCTTTTTTCCTACAATGTTGTTCCAGCCAAAAATATCAACAAAGGGAGATATCTCAAGTATTTCAGTCCCTTGTGAAATAAGTAGTAAAATTTTCTGCATAAATTTTCTCCTAAAAAAATAAAAATCATTGACTAATTTGTTAAAAAGCTTTACAATACATCAGTACAATAGAATTATACAATATAAGAATAAAAAAAAACAATAACCAAAGGAGGTAAGATGTCAAAGCTAGACCAAAATAAAACTCCATTATTTTCTGTATTGAAAGATGTATATGCTGGAAGAGATATGCTTCCATTCCATGTACCTGGACATAAGAGAGGAAAAGGAGTAGACAAAGAATTTTATGATTTTATGGGGAATGGACCTTTCTCCATAGATGTAACTATTTTTAAGATGGTAGATGGATTACACCAACCAAAAAGTTGTATAAAGGAAGCTCAAGAATTAGCAGCTGATGCTTACGGAGTAAAGAAAAGTTTCTTTGCTGTAAATGGAACATCTGGAGCTATCCAAGCAATGATTATGTCTGTTATTAAAGCAGGAGAGAAGATATTAGTTCCAAGAAACGTACATAAATCAGTATCTGCTGGAATAATATTAAGTGGTTCTGAACCAATTTATATGAATCCAGAAGTAGATGAGGAGTTAGGAATAGCCCACGGCGTTAGACCTCAAACTGTTGAGAATATGTTAAAGCAACACCCAGATATTAAGGCTGTTCTTATTATCAACCCTACTTATTATGGAGTGGCTACCGATATTAAAAAGATAGCTGAGATAGTTCACAGTTATGATATTCCATTAATAGTAGATGAGGCTCACGGACCACACCTACACTTCCATGATGAGTTACCAGTATCAGCTGTAGATTGTGGAGCAGATATCTGTACACAGAGTACACATAAGATAATAGGAGCAATGACTCAAATGTCACTTCTTCATGTAAACTCAGATAGAGTAGATGTAAATAGAGTTAAACAGATCTTAAGTTTACTTCATACTACATCACCTTCATATCCATTAATGGCTTCACTAGATTGTGCTAGAAGACAGATAGCGACTGAAGGTAAGGAGCTTTTAGACAAGGCTTTAAAATTAGCTAGACGTTTTAGAGCAGAGGTTAATAGAATTCCTGGAATGTCTTGTTTTGGAGAGGAGATAGTAGGAAGAGAGGGAGTATTTGCTTTTGATCCTACAAAGATAACAATAACTGCAAAAGAGTTAGGACTTACAGGTTCTGAATTAGAGAGTATCTTAACTGACGAGTATAACATACAGATGGAACTTTCAGATTTCTATAATGTATTAGGACTTGTTACAATTGGAGATACAGATGAGAGTATAGATAAGTTGATCAATGCTCTAAAGAGTATCAGTGAAAAATACTATGGAAAAGGAAATAAATTAAAGAGAGAATTCTTAAAAATGCCACCTATTCCAGAGCAAGTATTGATTCCAAGGGAAGCTTTCTACAGTGATAAGAATAAAGTTTTATTTGCTGAAAGTGAGGGAAAAATCTGTGGTGAGATGATAATGGCTTATCCACCAGGAATCCCTGTAATAACTCCAGGAGAGAGAATCTCTGCTGAGATTATAGATTATATCAACGACCTAAAAGATGCTCAGTTACATGTACAAGGAATGGAGGATCCAGAACTAGTATATATCAATGTAATTGAAGAGGAAGATGCTGTATATCTATACACTGAAAAAATGAAGAGCAAAATGTTTGGAGTTCCAATGAACTTAGGAGCTAATAAAGCTGGAATTGAGTTTGGACTAGACGTTCTTTGTGAAAACTATCCAGATACATTTGATGAGATGGAAGTTATCGAGATTGAAAAACAAAAAGAGAATTTCAACGAATGGAATTTAAAATATAAAAATACAATATTAGACACTTGTGAGAAATTAGCTTCTTCTGTAAATGAAGCTGTAAGAGATGGATATAGACCAATTATAATTGGAGGAGACCACTCAATAGCTCTAGGAAGTATATCAGGAGTATCATTGGAAAAAGAGATTGGAGTAGTGTGGATAGATGCTCACGGAGATATGAATACAGATGAGTCTACAATATCTGGAAATATCCACGGAATGCCACTAGCTCTATTACAAGGTGCTGGAGATAGAGATTTAGTAAACTGTTTCTATGAGGGTGCTAAGATAGATAGTAAAAATGTAGTAATACTAGGTGCTAGAGACTTAGACTTCAAAGAGAGAGAGGTTATTGATCAACTTGGAGTAAAAGTAATATACCATGATGAAGTATTACAAAAAGGATTGGATAGAGTGTTAGAAGAGATACAGGACTACTTAAAAGTAGACAATATCCATATCAGTTTTGACGTGGATTCTGTAAATCCAGAGTTTGCACCAGGAGTAAGTACTCCAGTAAGAAATGGATTTACTACTGATGAAGTATTCCAAACTTTCAAATTCCTATTTAAAAACTACTTTGTAACATCTGTTGATATTGTAGAATTTAACCCAGTAAATGATAAAAATAATAAAACACTAGATTTCGTAAATGAATTAACTGAGTATGTAGTTAATCCAGATTAATAGTATTTTAAAGGGGAAAGTAAAAAAATATTTTACTTATCCCCTTTTTTTTTCGCCTAAATAGAAGTATAATATAGTAAAGATATAGTACTTCTAAAGGTGGGGTGAGATATATGAAAAAAATGATTATACTGTTGATGCTTGTGTTCTCTGCACTGCTGTTGGCAGAGGAGAGATATATCTATGAAACAGTTCCAGTTACTCAAAAATTGGATAGTATAAGAGTTGTTAGAGTCTTAAATGGTGAGGATACAGGTCTGTATGGAATTATAGATCTAGATAATAACTTTTTGACAAAAACTAATAATATCTTAATCTCGCTTCAAGAAAATTACATATATTTAGTGGATATAGACTACAAAGAGGGTTTGATGACACTAGATGGAAAATGGATAGCTGAAATAGGTAAGTACAAGTACAAAGATAAACACTCAAGTATGTATATGAAGAGTGTAGGAAAGAGTACAAGAGAGTTTTTTATAGTATATTCAAAGGATAACGGTAGTTATAAGTATGGATATATAGATTACAATGGAGAGCTAGTAATCCCTATGGAGTATGATGAGGCACAGAACTTCAATGAAGGTTTGGCTG
Above is a window of Fusobacterium sp. SYSU M8D902 DNA encoding:
- a CDS encoding radical SAM protein → MGIRYNKIEDKHQREIVLLKSFPCKYGKCSFCNYIEDNSLDEKEIDRVNLEVLQEVTGEYGVLEVINSGSVFELTQRTLAEIKKVVLEKNIKTLYFEIYYGYIKRLKEIREYFSGIEIRFRMGLETFDNRYRIEGYNKNFSLNEEQLEEIGKEVYSVCLLICTKGQTKEMIDRDIELGLRYFRGITINIFIDNGTVVKRDEELVRWFIKKYSYLTDDDRVELLIDNKDLGVFEQ
- the rpiB gene encoding ribose 5-phosphate isomerase B: MKIALGADHGGFELKEKIKTHLLEKGYEVLDLGTNSTASVDYPKFGHAVGHAVVNKDADYGIVVCGTGIGISISANKVPGVRAALCTNTTMARLTREHNDANVLAMGGRIVGDVLALEMVDIFLNTQFDGGRHLNRINAIEEI
- a CDS encoding flavocytochrome c, with the protein product MKKRLISMISALSLLFTASYGAEVEGVGKGYKGDIKVGVTYEGNEIKEVKVLEHQETNFTKRAMKEITKNIVATQNVDVDNVAGATYTSEGIKEAVKSAMATAGIVLNSKSAVKEEKVALTDTTTDVVVVGGGGAGLTAAISAKEKGVNVILVEKMAMLGGNTNYATAGINAANSKLQQKLGIEDSSELFYQDTLKGGKNKNNPELLKTMTDRSGDIITWLVDRGADLTEVTYTGGQSVKRIHRPTGGKAVGPMIVETLGNVAEKEGIDIRLESSVKEILKDGDKVVGVKVEHKGEVYTIHAKAVVMATGGFGANSKMVAKYKPELKDFGSTNSPAITGEGIAMVESVGGTLVDMTEIQTHPTVVHHNTAMITEAVRGEGAILVNRKGERFINELETRDVVSKAELAQDGKSAFLVFDESIREKLGAINNYIKKGYAISGNSLDELAEKIGVDKKNLNATMNKYNEYVKAGKDTEFNKNILPRELGKAPFYAIEVSPAVHHTMGGVSINSSAEVLTADGKVIKGLYAAGEITGGVHGANRIGGNAMTDITVFGNIAGNNAAEYSKNN
- a CDS encoding histidine triad nucleotide-binding protein → MATIFTKIINREIPASIVFENDKVIAFKDINPAAPVHILVVPKKEIPTINHITEEDREIIGEMYLAIAKITKDLGIAEDGYRVITNCNEFGGQEVFHLHFHILGGKRLGALLAD
- a CDS encoding aminotransferase class I/II-fold pyridoxal phosphate-dependent enzyme, whose protein sequence is MIAKDLGDREIVDKVFSVAKKAKEAMLEYGDSVIDATIGSLYDEEGKLVVLNTAMEVYRELPPEDITGYASNFTGTPEYKESVKISLFGRDYESFLSEHHCEVIATPGGSGAISTSIRNYLGYGDTILLPKWLWSPYILMAKDRKGSCEFYEMFDNKNEFDIADLKERVERLSKIQENVVLIINDPCQNPTGYRLTIEEWQRVREILVDCSKRANVIVIVDIAYIDFDDREFEEKREFLEIFKNLPERVLTIFTFSLSKSLTCYGLRVGAQIALTTSETVIKEFVSANSYTCRATWSNISRGGMAMFSKLISDKEKTEKLRVEREHYRELIAQRAEIFTREARECGLDILPYVSGFFLTIPTGEYTAKMEELLEKNHIYTVVLDEGIRIALCSVPKRKIEGLAFKIKELLECAKQK
- the hcp gene encoding hydroxylamine reductase, with protein sequence MCNGKMFCYQCQETAQGKGCSIVGVCGKKAETANLQDLLIYITKSVAICSSILRRRESISREVERYLINSLFITITNANFDDEAIIAEIRKGLKLREELKSKLLESENVELEKYGEIVSVTINSDEEILEYSKRKEVGILRSENEDIRSLRELLTYGLKGMGAYAEHAMNLGKVDSDIIAFVEKGLIATLDDTMTGEELTALVLECGNYGVKVMALLDEANTSAFGNPVITKVNIGVGSRPGILISGHDLNDLKQLLEQSENSGVDIYTHSEMLPGHYYPELKKYPHFFGNYGNAWWKQKEEFEKFNGPIVFTTNCIVPPSKESTYQDRVFTTNAAGYPGWKRVKINKDGSKDFSEVIELAKKCKSPTELEKGEIVGGFAHNQVLALADKVIENVKSGAIKRFVVMAGCDGRMNSRNYYTEFAEKLPKDTVILTAGCAKYKYNKLNLGEINGIPRVLDAGQCNDSYSLAVIALKLKEVFGLNDINELPIVYNIAWYEQKAVIVLLALLYLGVKNIHLGPTLPAFLSPNVAKVLVDNFGIAGIGSVDEDLEKFNLR
- a CDS encoding SDR family NAD(P)-dependent oxidoreductase, with the protein product MRVLITGATGGIGEALIQVFASEGYEIIAVGRNREKLEELEKRFPKRVVGYSVDLESSDEIDRFFESVDNLDINILINGSGVGEIGYFEDISYSDLKSMLDTNVLALTKFTKYFYDKMVKKGEGHIINISSTAGFQQGGALMSAYYATKAYVNSLTLSIYEEGREKGVKVTLLAPGPTKTNFKGMDKKLTSFEKLYVTTAEEVAKELWSGLKREKLIVIPGRINRILYFIDKFIPLKLKLKLVKRVQMKKIEKIFSF